One Papaver somniferum cultivar HN1 chromosome 10, ASM357369v1, whole genome shotgun sequence genomic window carries:
- the LOC113316644 gene encoding F-box/kelch-repeat protein At3g23880-like: MDYFKILPEEITLDILTRLPVESVLESKLFVGSFNGLICLLTHAENQPFWICNPITREYVTLPKIKRDCFHTDEYGCWMFGFGYVSSTSEYKVVVIYVSKTETHVEVRIYTIGSGNGWKKLGKFNYGWSPYNSLGIYVSGALYWVDRKVEMIIIFNLAEEKFAEHLLPPPLVQDRRYRTIGWVLNGFLSFVVFVAADRYSRFYDIWLLKNKNENHDMKEGEEHQSFVWSKKFRIDDSQLLAVTKGDGVFTYSSNYLSIYDRKTSTSKKLVKFTNAIEVYPHQNTLVSLKQLGEEDTKIMESFETAETNNHDYPLKKLQEDVNPEYIYL, from the exons atggattaCTTCAAGATTCTCCCTGAAGAGATTACATTAGACATCTTAACTCGCTTACCTGTTGAATCAGTTTTGGAGTCCAAATTA TTTGTTGGTTCTTTTAATGGTTTGATCTGCCTTCTGACTCATGCTGAAAACCAACCTTTTTGGATTTGTAACCCTATCACCAGGGAATATGTTACACTTCCAAAAATCAAGAGAGACTGTTTTCATACTGATGAATATGGTTGTTGGATGTTTGGATTTGGCTATGTTTCTTCGACGAGTGAGTATAAAGTTGTAGTGATATACGTGTCAAAGACGGAGACCCATGTCGAAGTCCGCATATACACCATAGGCAGTGGAAATGGTTGGAAAAAGCTCGGAAAGTTCAATTATGGATGGAGTCCATATAATTCTCTAGGCATCTATGTCAGTGGAGCTCTTTATTGGGTGGATAGAAAAGTAgagatgatcatcatcttcaatttGGCTGAGGAAAAGTTTGCTGAACATCTTTTACCACCTCCGTTGGTACAAGATCGGCGTTATAGGACGATAGGTTGGGTTCTTAATGGATTTTtgtcttttgttgtttttgtagctgCCGACAGATATAGTAGATTTTATGACATATGGTTATTGAAAAACAAGAACGAGAATCATGACATGAAAGAGGGAGAGGAACATCAGTCATTCGTTTGGAGTAAAAAGTTTAGGATTGATGATAGCCAATTATTAGCTGTTACAAAGGGTGATGGTGTTTTTACTTACAGTAGTAACTATCTCAGCATTTACGACAGAAAAACATCTACCTCCAAAAAGCTTGTGAAGTTTACGAATGCGATTGAAGTATACCCTCACCAGAACACCTTGGTTTCATTGAAACAATTAGGGGAAGAAGATACAAAAATAATGGAGTCATTTGAAACTGCGGAGACAAATAACCATGATTATCCTTTAAAGAAGCTACAGGAGGATGTGAACCCTGAATACATATACTTATAA
- the LOC113316870 gene encoding F-box protein At3g07870-like: MDYFKILPEEITLDILTRLPTESVLDSKLVCTNWRSIISDHPSFSKMHLYHLNHPSDSASDDYGKLGFLAFTYDTRHNKIFYYIEYNENRDESTTPIQRIRRIKFTPPIERIGFVGSCNGLICLVQGPFVWIWNPITKEYLMLPKIKRDCQIGRYRFWTTQFGYVSSTNEYKVLGIYKYETKYIKVYVYTLGSGNGWRKLGKFCFESRNYWAQFVFVDGALYWLDEELKRIITFDLAKEKFCEDISPPPLPPDHDWHDSRLRVLNGVLSFAICLDVEGDEFYDIWLLKKKDDSHDKKGKVENQSMGWSKGFRVGNSKLLAITKRNGVLAFVRDCLNIYGTITCTSKSLVKFKNCLLQVTPHKNTLVLLKELGEEDTKRMESVDIEEANEHDYPFKQPQEDASPEYVYL; this comes from the coding sequence ATGGATTACTTCAAAATTCTTCCCGAGGAGATCACGTTAGATATTCTGACTCGCTTACCAACTGAATCGGTGCTTGATTCCAAGTTAGTATGCACAAATTGGAGAAGTATTATTTCTGATCATCCATCCTTCTCAAAAATGCACTTATACCATCTCAATCATCCTTCTGATTCTGCTTCCGATGATTAtggtaagttgggttttcttgCTTTCACTTATGATACCCGTCATAATAAAATCTTTTACTATATTGAATATAATGAGAATCGTGATGAATCAACAACACCCATTCAGAGAATTAGAAGGATAAAATTCACCCCTCCAATTGAGcgtattggctttgttggttccTGTAATGGCTTGATCTGTCTTGTTCAAGGCCCATTTGTATGGATTTGGAATCCGATCACCAAGGAATACCTTATGCTTCCTAAAATTAAGAGAGATTGTCAAATTGGTCGGTATAGATTTTGGACGACCCAATTTGGATATGTTTCTTCAACTAATGAATACAAAGTTTTAGGAATATATAAGTATGAGACCAAGTATATAAAAGTCTACGTGTACACTCTAGGCAGTGGCAATGGCTGGAGAAAGCTTGGAAAGTTCTGTTTTGAATCCAGAAATTATTGGGCACAATTTGTCTTTGTCGATGGTGCTCTTTATTGGCTAGACGAAGAATTAAAAAGGATCATTACCTTCGATTTGGCCAAGGAAAAGTTCTGTGAGGATATATCACCACCTCCCTTGCCACCAGACCATGATTGGCATGATAGTAGACTACGGGTTTTGAATGGGGTTTTATCTTTTGCAATTTGTCTAGATGTCGAAGGAGATGAATTTTATGACATATGGCTATTGAAAAAGAAGGATGATAGTCATGACAAGAAAGGGAAAGTGGAAAATCAGTCAATGGGTTGGAGCAAAGGATTTAGGGTCGGGAATAGTAAATTATTAGCAATTACAAAGAGAAATGGTGTTTTAGCTTTCGTCCGTGACTGTCTCAACATATACGGCACAATAACTTGTACCTCGAAAAGCCTTGTCAAGTTTAAGAATTGTCTTCTTCAAGTAACCCCTCATAAGAACACCTTAGTTTTgttgaaagaattaggggaagaagatacaaaaagaatggaGTCAGTTGATATTGAGGAGGCAAATGAGCATGATTATCCTTTCAAGCAGCCACAGGAGGACGCCAGCCCTGAATACGTCTACTTATAA
- the LOC113316872 gene encoding ubiquitin carboxyl-terminal hydrolase 13-like: protein MTFVPSPPLHDEVYVEDEEDMEDDEMSGEEQEDYETSVEDQEYADEMFVESSQPNEVSPAEAIVVTVENQASKFTWRIENFSRLSPKKYFSDVFTTDDCKWCVLMFHKGNNNADYLSMYLAVAEADDLPLGWSRSAQFCLSVVNQINSEDTVRNFTQLHKFTVKQNDWGSTTFMPLRELNDPSRGYLVNDTCIIEAEVKIMPDDWTYDSQKETGYVGLKNQGATCYMNSLLQTLYHIPYFRKAVYHMPTENDLAFGGSIPLALQTLFYKLQYSKDRVGTKQLTKSFGWNTLESFMQHDVQELNRVLCEKLEDKMKGTAVEGTIQHLFEGHHINYIECINVDYKSTRKESFYDLQLDVKGCQDVYASFDKYVEVEHLEGDNKYQAGQEHGLQDAKKGVLFIDFPPVLQLQLKRYEYDFTRDSMVKINDRYEFPLELDLDREDGKYLSPAADKSVRNLYTLHAVLVHSGGGHGGHYYAFIRPTVSEQWFKFNDELVTKEDIKHVLEEQYGGEGRYSNAYMLVYIRESNRDEIICNVDEKDIAEQLRIRLKKEQEEKEHKKKEEAEAHLYATIKVARDKDLSEQIGKDIYFDLVDHDKVRSFRVQKQIPFNLFKEEVAKEFGVPLQYQRFWLWSRRANDTFRPVRPLALEEETQSIEQLREVSNKLARNTVWNYQLQDLKLFLEIELGPESHPVPPPCHRIKEDILLFFKLYDAEKEEIRYVGRLIVNVKGKPLEILKELNEMAGFSVDEEIELYEELSFVPTAKCKHIDKNLTFRDSWLLDGDIICLQKSASADSMPIYRRLDVPSFMRDVSNRQVVHFRSVEKPMEDDFCLELSKVLTYDSVTERVASHLGLDDPTKIRLFHHDCYSPQAKPQAIRYQGFDHLSEVLIQFNRTTDVLYYEVLDIPLPEFEGLKTLEVAFRHPTKKDMVVYSIRLPKQTTVGDLLNDLRTKVELSHPNAELRLLEVSFHKIRKIFPLDEKIMHIVDYWGDALRAEEIPEEEKNLGPQDRLIHVYHFTKEAYGVNKFGEPFFLAIHEGETLDAVKLRIQKKLQVPNEEFAKWKFAYLTWRDQPEYLEDSDIVSRCFQRRDYCFAAGEQYLGLEHSDCSPKRAFAASQNLQIAG, encoded by the coding sequence ATGACTTTCGTGCCTTCTCCACCGTTACATGATGAGGTATatgttgaagatgaggaagatATGGAGGATGATGAGATGTCTGGTGAAGAACAAGAGGATTATGAAACGTCTGTTGAAGATCAGGAGTATGCCGATGAGATGTTTGTTGAAAGTTCTCAACCAAATGAAGTCTCACCAGCAGAAGCCATTGTTGTTACAGTGGAAAATCAGGCTTCCAAATTTACCTGGAGGATTGAGAATTTCTCTAGGCTGAGCCCTAAAAAATATTTCTCTGATGTGTTCACCACTGATGATTGTAAATGGTGTGTGCTGATGTTTCACAAGGGAAACAATAACGCAGATTACTTGTCGATGTACCTTGCTGTTGCCGAGGCGGATGATTTGCCATTAGGGTGGAGTAGGAGTGCACAGTTCTGTTTGTCAgtcgtcaatcaaatcaatagcgAGGACACGGTGAGAAATTTTACACAGCTACACAAATTTACTGTAAAACAAAATGATTGGGGTTCTACAACCTTCATGCCTCTTCGTGAACTCAACGACCCTAGTAGAGGGTATCTCGTAAATGATACTTGTATTATTGAAGCAGAGGTTAAGATCATGCCTGACGATTGGACATATGATTCTCAAAAAGAAACGGGTTATGTTGGTCTTAAGAATCAGGGAGCAACATGTTATATGAACTCGCTTCTCCAGACTTTATATCACATTCCTTATTTCAGGAAGGCAGTATACCATATGCCAACCGAGAATGATTTGGCATTTGGAGGAAGCATCCCTTTGGCTCTACAAACTTTGTTTTATAAGCTTCAGTACAGTAAAGATAGAGTCGGAACAAAGCAGCTCACCAAATCTTTCGGATGGAATACCCTCGAATCTTTCATGCAACATGATGTGCAGGAACTTAATAGGGTTCTTTGTGAAAAGCTTGAAGATAAAATGAAGGGGACTGCTGTGGAGGGTACAATTCAACATTTGTTCGAAGGTCACCATATCAATTACATTGAATGCATCAATGTGGACTACAAATCTACTAGAAAGGAGTCATTTTATGACCTTCAACTTGATGTCAAAGGCTGTCAGGATGTTTATGCTTCTTTTGACAAGTATGTGGAAGTAGAGCATCTTGAAGGCGATAACAAGTATCAAGCTGGTCAAGAACATGGTTTACAAGATGCAAAGAAGGGTGTCCTTTTTATTGACTTCCCACCTGTTCTCCAGCTCCAGCTAAAACGGTATGAATATGATTTTACGCGGGACAGTATGGTAAAGATAAATGATCGGTATGAATTCCCCCTGGAACTCGATCTTGACAGGGAGGATGGCAAATACTTATCTCCGGCTGCTGATAAGAGTGTGCGCAATCTTTACACACTTCATGCTGTTTTGGTTCACAGTGGTGGGGGACACGGTGGACACTACTATGCCTTTATAAGACCAACAGTCTCTGAGCAATGGTTCAAATTCAATGATGAGCTGGTAACAAAAGAAGATATCAAGCACGTATTAGAGGAGCAATATGGTGGGGAGGGAAGATATTCAAATGCATATATGCTTGTGTATATACGTGAAAGTAATAGAGATGAAATTATTTGTAACGTGGATGAGAAGGACATTGCAGAACAGCTGAGGATTAGAttgaaaaaagaacaagaagaaaaggagcataagaagaaggaagaagcagAGGCTCACCTGTATGCTACTATAAAGGTTGCTCGAGACAAGGACCTTTCCGAACAGATTGGGAAAGATATATATTTTGATCTTGTTGATCACGATAAAGTTCGCAGTTTTCGTGTCCAGAAACAAATACCTTTTAATCTCTTCAAGGAGGAGGTTGCTAAAGAGTTTGGTGTACCTCTGCAATACCAGCGTTTTTGGCTATGGTCAAGGCGTGCAAATGATACCTTTCGTCCAGTACGACCGTTAGCGCTTGAGGAGGAGACACAATCTATTGAGCAATTGAGAGAAGTTTCAAATAAGTTGGCTCGCAATACGGTATGGAATTACCAACTCCAAGACTTAAAGCTGTTCCTGGAAATAGAGCTCGGGCCGGAATCACATCCCGTTCCTCCTCCTTGTCATAGAATCAAAGAAgatattcttctttttttcaagCTTTATGATGCTGAAAAGGAAGAAATTCGGTATGTGGGGAGACTCATTGTGAATGTTAAGGGTAAGCCTTTGGAAATTCTTAAAGAGCTTAATGAGATGGCAGGATTCTCAGTAGATGAGGAAATAGAACTTTATGAGGAATTATCCTTTGTGCCCACTGCTAAGTGCAAACACATAGACAAAAACCTCACATTCCGCGATAGCTGGCTCTTAGACGGGGACATTATTTGCTTACAGAAATCTGCTTCTGCTGATAGTATGCCAATATACCGCCGTCTTGATGTTCCTTCTTTTATGAGAGATGTTAGTAACCGTCAGGTTGTGCATTTTCGATCTGTGGAGAAGccaatggaagatgatttttgtttaGAGCTGTCAAAGGTGTTAACATATGACTCTGTCACTGAAAGAGTAGCTAGCCATCTTGGTTTGGATGACCCAACTAAGATCAGACTTTTCCATCACGACTGTTACTCCCCGCAAGCTAAACCCCAAGCTATTAGGTACCAAGGTTTTGACCACTTGTCTGAGGTGTTGATTCAGTTCAATCGGACAACTGATGTTTTGTATTATGAAGTCTTGGACATCCCTTTACCAGAATTTGAAGGTTTGAAAACTCTAGAGGTTGCATTCCGTCATCCAACAAAAAAAGATATGGTCGTTTATAGTATTAGACTTCCAAAACAAACTACAGTTGGTGACCTGCTTAATGATCTGAGGACAAAGGTTGAGCTGTCTCACCCCAATGCGGAACTTAGATTGCTGGAAGTTTCTTTTCACAAGATTCGTAAGATTTTTCCACTGGATGAAAAGATTATGCATATTGTTGATTACTGGGGGGACGCGTTACGGGCAGAGGAGATTCCAGAGGAGGAGAAGAACTTGGGTCCTCAAGATCGCTTGATTCATGTTTATCACTTCACAAAAGAAGCATATGGGGTAAATAAATTTGGGGAACCGTTTTTCTtggccatccatgaaggagagaCTTTAGATGCAGTCAAATTGCGCATACAGAAGAAATTACAGGTTCCTAACGAGGAATTCGCTAAGTGGAAGTTTGCATATTTGACATGGAGGGATCAACCTGAGTACCTTGAGGACTCAGATATAGTGTCCAGATGTTttcagagaagagattattgttttgCAGCTGGAGAGCAGTACCTTGGCTTGGAGCATTCTGATTGTTCCCCAAAAAGAGCATTTGCAGCCAGTCAAAATCTACAAATAGCCGGGTAA